Proteins from a genomic interval of Pseudomonas versuta:
- a CDS encoding TetR/AcrR family transcriptional regulator, whose protein sequence is MTQIPEVDTGATAPVVEPRKSRKNNPEKTRENILQEALVEFVEQGLAGARVDAIAERTNTSKRMIYYYFTSKEQLYVEVLEKLYGEIRHIESQLHLEELAPVPAIRRLVEFTFDHHDLNADFVRMVSVENIHKGEYIKRSSGIKALNDTIVHALEEILQRGVQQKVFRPGLNALDVHLLVSSFCFYRVSNRYTLGEIFQIDLSDSQIKQRQREMITDSVLRYLQA, encoded by the coding sequence ATGACCCAGATTCCAGAAGTCGACACCGGCGCCACGGCCCCGGTTGTCGAACCGCGTAAAAGCCGTAAAAACAACCCGGAAAAGACCCGCGAAAACATTCTGCAAGAAGCCCTTGTCGAATTTGTGGAGCAGGGGTTGGCGGGGGCACGGGTGGACGCGATCGCGGAGCGCACCAACACCTCCAAACGCATGATCTATTACTACTTCACCAGCAAGGAGCAGCTCTACGTCGAAGTACTGGAGAAGCTCTACGGTGAGATCCGGCACATTGAAAGCCAGTTGCATCTCGAGGAGCTGGCGCCGGTGCCGGCGATTCGCAGGCTGGTGGAATTCACTTTTGACCACCACGACCTGAACGCGGACTTTGTGCGCATGGTCAGCGTCGAAAATATCCACAAGGGTGAGTACATCAAACGTTCGTCAGGCATCAAAGCCCTGAACGACACAATCGTGCATGCGCTGGAAGAAATCTTGCAGCGAGGGGTGCAGCAGAAGGTGTTTCGGCCGGGGCTCAATGCGCTCGACGTCCACTTGCTGGTGAGTTCGTTCTGCTTTTATCGGGTGTCGAACCGCTACACGCTGGGTGAGATTTTTCAGATCGATTTGTCCGACAGCCAGATAAAGCAGCGTCAGCGCGAGATGATTACCGACTCGGTTTTACGCTATTTGCAGGCGTGA
- a CDS encoding DUF2474 domain-containing protein, with protein MAGKDYLHEVQEAEKKPLWQRIGWLLVIWTASVVSLGVFAWLIRLFMTAAGMKSH; from the coding sequence ATGGCTGGCAAGGACTATCTACACGAAGTGCAAGAGGCCGAGAAAAAGCCGTTGTGGCAACGCATTGGCTGGTTGCTGGTGATCTGGACCGCCAGTGTGGTGTCACTGGGCGTATTTGCCTGGCTGATCCGACTGTTCATGACCGCTGCGGGCATGAAGAGTCACTGA
- a CDS encoding cytochrome ubiquinol oxidase subunit I, whose translation MFGFEALDLARIQFAFTVSFHIIFPAITIGLASYLMVLEGMWLKTREDTYRDLYHFWSKIFAVNFGMGVVSGLVMAYQFGTNWSRFSDFAGAVTGPLLTYEVLTAFFLEAGFLGVMLFGWNRVGRGMHMFSTVMVALGTLVSTFWILASNSWMQTPQGFEIIDGRVIPMDWLAVIFNPSFPYRLAHMATAAFLATAFFVGASAAWHLLRGRNTPAIRRMFSMAMWMALVVAPVQAFIGDAHGLNTLEYQPVKIAAIEGHWENKPGEPSPLILFGIPNMKTETTDYKIELPYLGSLILTHSLDKQIPAMKDFPAADRPNSTIVFFTFRIMVALGMLMIFIGLWSLWLRKTGTLYENRWFLRLVLWMGPSGLVAILMGWFTTEIGRQPWVVYGLMRTADASSNHSVTQMSITLVLFVLVYFALFGVGLGYMMRLVRKGPITHEGETHNEGGPGQPRTPSRPLSAAHEGTDEGHSDSLTKGN comes from the coding sequence ATGTTCGGTTTTGAGGCTCTCGATCTCGCCCGAATCCAGTTCGCGTTTACCGTGTCGTTTCACATTATTTTTCCCGCCATTACCATCGGTCTTGCCAGTTATCTCATGGTGCTCGAAGGGATGTGGCTGAAAACCCGTGAGGACACCTACCGCGATCTGTATCACTTTTGGTCGAAGATATTTGCAGTCAATTTTGGCATGGGCGTGGTATCCGGCCTGGTCATGGCCTATCAGTTCGGTACGAACTGGTCGCGGTTCTCAGACTTTGCCGGCGCTGTTACGGGGCCCTTGCTGACGTACGAAGTCCTCACCGCGTTCTTCCTTGAAGCCGGTTTTCTGGGCGTGATGCTGTTCGGCTGGAACCGTGTCGGTCGCGGGATGCACATGTTCTCCACGGTGATGGTGGCCCTGGGCACACTGGTTTCGACATTCTGGATTCTGGCGTCCAACAGCTGGATGCAGACCCCCCAAGGCTTCGAAATCATTGATGGCCGGGTAATCCCGATGGACTGGCTGGCAGTGATTTTCAACCCGTCCTTCCCTTACCGTCTGGCGCACATGGCCACGGCCGCCTTTTTGGCCACGGCGTTCTTTGTCGGCGCTTCGGCAGCCTGGCACCTGCTGCGCGGCCGCAACACTCCCGCCATCCGCCGCATGTTTTCGATGGCGATGTGGATGGCGCTGGTGGTCGCACCGGTCCAAGCCTTTATCGGCGACGCCCACGGCCTGAATACGCTTGAGTATCAGCCAGTGAAAATTGCTGCGATCGAAGGTCACTGGGAGAACAAGCCCGGTGAGCCTTCGCCGCTGATCCTGTTTGGCATCCCGAACATGAAAACCGAGACGACGGACTACAAGATCGAACTGCCGTACCTGGGCAGCCTGATCCTGACCCACAGTCTGGATAAACAGATCCCGGCAATGAAGGACTTCCCGGCCGCAGATCGTCCGAACTCGACCATCGTGTTCTTCACGTTCCGGATCATGGTTGCGCTGGGCATGCTGATGATCTTCATCGGCTTGTGGAGCCTGTGGTTGCGCAAGACCGGGACGCTGTACGAGAACCGCTGGTTCCTGCGTCTGGTGCTGTGGATGGGACCTTCGGGTCTGGTGGCGATCCTGATGGGCTGGTTTACCACTGAAATCGGGCGTCAGCCGTGGGTGGTGTACGGGCTCATGCGCACAGCGGATGCGTCGTCCAACCACAGCGTCACGCAAATGAGCATCACTCTGGTCCTGTTTGTACTGGTGTACTTCGCGCTGTTTGGTGTGGGTCTGGGCTACATGATGCGTCTGGTGCGCAAGGGCCCGATCACCCATGAAGGCGAAACCCACAACGAAGGTGGTCCAGGCCAGCCACGCACGCCTTCCCGTCCTCTGTCTGCTGCCCATGAGGGTACGGATGAAGGCCACAGCGACAGCCTGACTAAGGGGAATTGA
- the cydB gene encoding cytochrome d ubiquinol oxidase subunit II: MGIDLPLIWAIIIIFGIMMYVIMDGFDLGIGILFPFIKNDSDRDVMMNTVAPVWDGNETWLVLGGAALFGAFPLAYSVVLSALYLPLILMLLGLIFRGVAFEFRFKARPEKRHIWDKSFIGGSLVATFFQGVALGAFIDGIPVVNRQYAGGGLDWLSPFTVFCGLALIVAYALLGCTWLIMKTQGDLQQQMHKLGRPLALAVLVLMGIVSLWTPLAHSEIAARWFTLPNLFWFLPVPILVLVTMFGLFKAIARNAHYTPFLLTLVLIFLGYSGLGISLWPYIIPPSITIWEAAAPPQSQGFMLVGTLFIIPFILGYTFWSYYVFRGKVTHEDGYH; encoded by the coding sequence ATGGGTATTGATCTGCCACTTATCTGGGCAATCATCATCATCTTCGGGATCATGATGTACGTGATCATGGATGGCTTCGATCTCGGGATCGGTATCCTTTTCCCGTTCATCAAGAACGACAGTGATCGTGATGTGATGATGAATACGGTTGCCCCCGTCTGGGACGGCAACGAAACCTGGCTGGTGCTGGGCGGCGCGGCGTTGTTTGGCGCCTTCCCGCTGGCTTATTCGGTCGTATTGTCAGCGTTGTACCTGCCGTTGATCCTGATGCTGCTGGGCCTGATCTTCCGCGGTGTGGCCTTTGAGTTTCGCTTCAAGGCCAGGCCCGAGAAACGTCATATCTGGGACAAGTCATTTATTGGCGGTTCTCTGGTGGCCACGTTTTTCCAGGGGGTGGCACTGGGGGCCTTCATTGACGGTATACCGGTAGTCAACCGGCAGTACGCCGGCGGCGGCCTGGACTGGCTCTCTCCTTTTACCGTGTTCTGCGGCCTTGCATTGATCGTGGCTTATGCCCTGCTGGGGTGTACCTGGCTGATCATGAAAACCCAGGGCGACCTGCAACAGCAGATGCACAAACTGGGGCGCCCGCTGGCCCTGGCAGTTCTGGTGTTGATGGGCATTGTCAGCCTGTGGACGCCGCTGGCACATTCTGAAATCGCTGCGCGCTGGTTCACCCTGCCAAATCTGTTCTGGTTCCTGCCAGTGCCGATTCTGGTGTTGGTGACGATGTTCGGTCTGTTCAAAGCGATTGCCCGCAACGCCCACTACACCCCGTTTCTGTTGACCCTGGTATTGATATTCCTGGGCTACAGCGGTTTGGGTATCAGCCTGTGGCCGTACATCATCCCGCCATCAATCACGATCTGGGAAGCTGCCGCACCGCCGCAAAGCCAAGGCTTTATGCTGGTGGGCACCCTGTTCATCATCCCGTTCATTCTGGGTTACACCTTCTGGAGCTACTACGTGTTCCGCGGCAAGGTGACCCACGAAGACGGCTATCACTAG
- a CDS encoding NCS2 family permease — protein sequence MLERLFQLKAHDTNVRTEILAGITTFLAMAYILFVNPSILGETGMDKGAVFVATCLAAAIGSATMGIIANYPIALAPGMGLNAFFTYTVVLHMGHTWQVALGAVFISAVLFFLLSIFRIREWIINSIPLPLRSAIAAGIGLFLALIALGNAGIVVANKATLVGMGDLSQPKVILASLGFALIVGLEALKMRGAVLIGILAVTVASIALGVTEFGGVVSMPPSLAPTFLQLDIKGALDIGLISVIFAFLFVDLFDNSGTLIGVAKRAGLMGKDGHMPKMGRALIADSTAAMAGSLLGTSTTTSYIESAAGVSAGGRTGLTAIVVGIMFLLALFFSPLAASVPAFATAPALMFVAVLMMSGLAEIDWDDITVAAPVVVTALAMPFTYSIANGIAFGFISWTVIKLLSGRARELNAPLIILSILFVIKLGWFNA from the coding sequence ATGCTGGAAAGGCTGTTTCAACTCAAAGCACATGACACCAATGTGCGTACCGAGATTCTTGCGGGTATCACCACCTTCCTGGCGATGGCCTACATTCTCTTCGTGAACCCGAGCATCCTCGGCGAAACGGGCATGGACAAAGGCGCCGTATTTGTCGCCACCTGTCTGGCAGCCGCCATCGGCTCGGCCACCATGGGCATCATCGCCAACTACCCGATCGCCCTGGCTCCGGGCATGGGCCTGAACGCCTTCTTCACCTATACCGTGGTGCTGCACATGGGCCACACCTGGCAAGTGGCGCTGGGTGCAGTGTTCATTTCAGCGGTGTTGTTCTTCCTGTTGTCGATCTTCCGCATCCGCGAATGGATCATCAACAGCATCCCGCTGCCCCTTCGCTCGGCTATTGCCGCGGGCATCGGCCTGTTCCTCGCGCTGATTGCACTGGGTAACGCCGGGATCGTCGTCGCCAACAAAGCCACCCTGGTGGGCATGGGCGACCTGAGCCAGCCTAAAGTCATTCTCGCCTCTCTGGGTTTTGCACTGATCGTAGGCCTTGAAGCCCTGAAAATGCGCGGCGCCGTGCTGATCGGCATTCTGGCCGTGACCGTTGCCTCGATTGCACTGGGTGTCACCGAATTTGGTGGTGTAGTGTCGATGCCGCCGTCCCTGGCCCCGACCTTCCTGCAATTGGACATTAAAGGTGCTCTGGACATCGGCCTGATCAGCGTGATCTTCGCCTTCCTGTTCGTTGACCTGTTCGACAACTCCGGCACCCTGATCGGCGTAGCCAAGCGCGCCGGCCTGATGGGCAAAGACGGGCACATGCCGAAAATGGGCCGGGCCCTGATCGCCGACAGCACCGCGGCCATGGCCGGTTCGTTGCTGGGTACCTCGACCACCACCAGCTACATCGAGTCGGCAGCAGGCGTGAGTGCCGGCGGCCGGACCGGTCTGACAGCCATCGTGGTCGGCATCATGTTCCTGCTGGCGTTGTTCTTCTCGCCATTGGCCGCCAGCGTTCCGGCGTTCGCGACCGCCCCGGCGCTGATGTTCGTTGCCGTATTGATGATGAGCGGCCTGGCCGAAATCGACTGGGACGACATCACCGTCGCCGCTCCGGTCGTGGTCACCGCCCTGGCGATGCCGTTCACCTATTCCATCGCCAACGGCATCGCCTTCGGCTTTATTTCCTGGACCGTGATCAAACTGCTGTCGGGCCGCGCTCGCGAGCTCAATGCGCCGCTGATCATTCTGTCGATTCTGTTTGTGATCAAACTGGGTTGGTTTAACGCATGA
- a CDS encoding DUF4879 domain-containing protein yields MKCTIKPVFVCFTLLISAALNAAPAMPLSRVEILKVVSVSCAVEDVSDGREQTKCDHQGPGIKVYVLERGYGGQPNVSLDGQEVDGVRTPVCNQGEGLVTCNGAGTTVGYLYSFDLGNKDGGWFEFSNTSLTSPHNRLGARLYIK; encoded by the coding sequence ATGAAGTGCACTATCAAGCCTGTTTTTGTCTGTTTCACCCTGTTGATAAGTGCTGCTTTGAACGCTGCACCGGCGATGCCCCTGAGCCGCGTCGAAATACTCAAGGTGGTGTCTGTATCCTGCGCCGTAGAGGATGTGTCGGATGGCCGCGAACAGACCAAATGCGACCATCAGGGCCCGGGCATCAAGGTTTACGTGCTTGAACGCGGCTATGGCGGCCAGCCGAATGTGAGCCTGGACGGCCAGGAAGTGGATGGCGTCCGCACCCCGGTGTGCAATCAGGGTGAAGGCCTTGTGACCTGTAATGGTGCCGGTACTACGGTGGGTTACCTTTATAGCTTCGATCTGGGTAACAAGGATGGCGGCTGGTTCGAGTTCAGTAACACCTCCCTGACTTCCCCGCACAATCGTCTCGGCGCCAGGCTGTATATAAAGTAG
- a CDS encoding DJ-1 family glyoxalase III — protein MTFRALIAVAEGVDDLQTVTLIDVLRRAEVEVVVASVEGRRMLTCARGTRLTADGMLVDLLAQPFDLIVLPGGAVGCEHLVAHQPLLHMLADQARAGGFYAAIAQAPALVLQPAGLLKQRRMTCLPAVSDRLSGCNFIDQPVVVDGNCITAQGSGAALAFALTLVEQLGGKARRNAVAAQL, from the coding sequence ATGACCTTTAGAGCCTTGATTGCTGTTGCTGAAGGCGTCGACGACCTGCAAACCGTGACCTTGATCGATGTACTGCGTCGTGCCGAGGTCGAGGTGGTGGTTGCCAGTGTCGAGGGGCGACGCATGTTGACCTGCGCCCGGGGCACACGGCTGACCGCCGACGGCATGCTGGTTGACCTGCTGGCGCAACCTTTTGACCTGATTGTGTTGCCGGGAGGTGCAGTGGGTTGTGAGCACCTGGTGGCGCATCAACCTCTGCTGCACATGTTGGCGGATCAGGCCAGGGCCGGAGGTTTTTACGCGGCGATTGCCCAGGCTCCAGCTTTGGTTCTGCAGCCTGCCGGGCTGCTCAAGCAGCGGCGCATGACATGCCTGCCTGCTGTCAGCGACCGGCTTTCGGGATGCAACTTCATCGACCAGCCGGTAGTGGTGGATGGCAACTGCATCACCGCCCAAGGCTCAGGGGCGGCTTTGGCGTTTGCTCTCACGCTGGTCGAGCAGCTCGGCGGCAAGGCTCGACGCAACGCAGTGGCCGCACAGCTATAG
- the trmA gene encoding tRNA (uridine(54)-C5)-methyltransferase TrmA, with translation MSALPFDSATYAIELEAKTNRLRELLAPFDAPEPQVFDSPLKHFRLRAEFRLWREGGERHYAMFAPDDKRTPILIEEFPIASLRINQLMPQLKAAWKASAALSHKLFQVEFQTTLSGDAMVTLCYHRPLDEHWQTAAEQLAKDLEISVIGRSKGKRVVIGRDHVVEQLVVAGRTFTYQQPEGAFTQPNGTVNQKMLNWAYEALGERQDDLLELYCGNGNFTLPLATRVRKVLATEISKTSVYAALNNLRDNAVDNVTLVRLSAEELTEALNEVRPFRRLQGIDLKSYEFGSVFVDPPRAGMDPDTCELTRRFDNILYISCNPATLAENIAQLHDTHRIERCAVFDQFPWTHHMESGVLLVRR, from the coding sequence ATGAGTGCTTTGCCGTTTGATTCTGCTACCTACGCCATTGAGCTTGAGGCCAAGACCAATCGTCTGCGCGAGCTGTTAGCGCCCTTCGACGCGCCTGAGCCACAGGTGTTCGACTCGCCTCTGAAGCACTTCCGCCTGCGGGCCGAATTCCGCCTGTGGCGCGAAGGGGGCGAGCGTCACTACGCCATGTTTGCGCCGGATGACAAGCGCACGCCGATCCTGATCGAAGAGTTCCCGATTGCCAGCCTGCGCATCAATCAATTGATGCCGCAACTCAAGGCCGCCTGGAAAGCCAGCGCCGCCCTGAGCCACAAACTGTTCCAGGTGGAGTTCCAGACCACTCTGTCCGGCGATGCGATGGTCACTTTGTGCTATCACCGCCCGCTGGACGAACACTGGCAGACCGCGGCCGAACAGTTGGCCAAAGACCTGGAAATCAGCGTGATTGGCCGTTCCAAAGGCAAACGCGTAGTGATCGGGCGTGATCACGTGGTCGAGCAGTTGGTCGTGGCCGGCCGCACCTTCACTTATCAACAGCCCGAAGGCGCGTTCACTCAGCCAAACGGCACGGTCAACCAGAAGATGCTCAACTGGGCATACGAAGCGCTGGGCGAGCGTCAGGATGATCTGCTGGAGCTGTACTGCGGCAACGGCAACTTCACCCTGCCGCTGGCCACCCGCGTACGCAAAGTGCTGGCCACCGAAATCAGCAAGACCTCGGTGTATGCCGCGCTGAACAACCTGCGCGACAACGCTGTGGATAACGTCACGCTGGTGCGTTTGTCAGCCGAAGAGCTGACCGAGGCCCTGAACGAAGTCCGTCCCTTCCGCCGCTTGCAGGGCATTGACCTGAAAAGCTACGAATTTGGCAGCGTCTTCGTGGACCCGCCACGCGCGGGCATGGACCCGGACACCTGCGAGCTGACCCGACGCTTCGACAACATCCTGTACATCTCCTGCAACCCGGCCACCTTGGCCGAAAATATCGCCCAATTGCACGATACCCACCGTATCGAGCGTTGCGCCGTGTTCGACCAGTTCCCGTGGACTCACCACATGGAATCGGGCGTGTTGCTGGTTCGCCGGTAA
- the quiC gene encoding 3-dehydroshikimate dehydratase QuiC — protein MKRSIATVSLSGTLPEKLDAIAAAGFDGVEIFENDLLYYDGSPREVRQICADLGLAISLFQPFRDFEGCRRDRLARNLDRAERKFDLMQELGTDLVLVCSNASADCVGERQILLDDLSLLAERAGARNLRIGYEALAWGRHVNTWQQVWDLVRQIDHPSLGVLLDSFHTLSLKGDPSAIAQIPGDKIFFVQMADAPVLAMDVLEWSRHFRCFPGQGEFDLPGFLAPIIQSGYTGPLSLEIFNDGFRAAPTRANAADGFRSLLYLEEKTRERLARQGEPATLLEPLFAPPKASDYDGIEFLEFAVDDSQGAQLTQWFERLGFSKAGQHRSKNVSLLRQGDINLILNAEPYSFAHNFFEAHGPSLCATAIRVQDSTSALARAVAYKGQPYRGLVGPNELELAAVRAPDGSLIYLVDQDAAGNPLYQSDFNLTAVPAAQGGLKRIDHMAMALPADSLDSWVLFYKGLLDFEADDEVVLPDPYGLVKSRALRSRCSSIRLPLNISENRNTAISHALSSYRGSGVHHIAFECDDLFAEVSRAKSAGVPLLDIPLNYYDDLAARFDFDDEFLSELAYFNVLYDRDAQGGELFHVYTEPFAGRFFFELLQRKNGYAGYGAANVPVRLAAMAKSRSGAARQAKL, from the coding sequence ATGAAGCGTTCGATTGCCACTGTTTCTTTGAGCGGCACTTTGCCGGAGAAGCTGGATGCCATTGCGGCGGCAGGTTTTGACGGGGTCGAAATCTTTGAAAACGACCTGCTTTATTATGACGGCAGCCCGCGCGAGGTGCGCCAGATATGTGCAGACCTGGGCCTGGCCATCAGCCTGTTCCAGCCCTTTCGCGATTTTGAAGGCTGCCGCCGCGACCGCCTGGCACGCAACCTGGACCGTGCCGAACGCAAATTCGATTTGATGCAGGAACTGGGCACCGACCTGGTGCTGGTGTGCAGTAACGCCTCTGCCGATTGCGTGGGCGAGCGGCAGATTTTGCTGGATGACCTGAGCCTGCTCGCCGAACGCGCCGGTGCGCGCAATTTACGTATCGGCTACGAGGCCCTGGCATGGGGGCGCCACGTGAATACCTGGCAACAGGTCTGGGACCTGGTGCGTCAGATCGACCATCCGAGCCTGGGTGTTTTGCTCGACAGCTTCCACACCTTGTCGCTCAAGGGGGATCCGAGTGCCATTGCGCAGATCCCGGGTGACAAGATCTTCTTCGTACAAATGGCCGATGCGCCCGTGCTGGCGATGGACGTGCTGGAGTGGAGCCGTCATTTCCGCTGCTTCCCGGGGCAGGGCGAGTTCGACCTGCCGGGCTTTTTGGCGCCGATCATTCAGAGTGGCTACACAGGTCCCTTGTCGCTGGAAATTTTCAATGACGGCTTTCGCGCGGCGCCTACCCGGGCCAATGCCGCTGACGGTTTTCGTTCGCTGTTGTATCTCGAAGAAAAAACCCGTGAACGTCTGGCTCGCCAGGGCGAACCGGCAACGCTGCTGGAGCCGTTATTCGCGCCGCCAAAGGCGAGTGACTACGACGGCATCGAGTTTCTCGAATTTGCCGTGGATGACAGTCAGGGCGCCCAGTTGACGCAATGGTTTGAGCGTCTGGGCTTCAGCAAGGCCGGTCAGCATCGTTCGAAAAATGTCAGCTTGTTGCGCCAGGGCGATATCAATCTGATTCTCAATGCTGAGCCTTACTCGTTTGCACACAACTTTTTCGAGGCCCACGGGCCTTCGTTGTGCGCCACCGCCATACGGGTACAGGACAGCACCAGCGCACTGGCCCGCGCCGTGGCCTACAAAGGCCAGCCGTATCGCGGGCTGGTCGGCCCCAACGAGCTGGAACTGGCGGCCGTGCGGGCGCCGGATGGCAGTCTGATTTATCTGGTGGACCAGGACGCTGCAGGCAACCCGCTGTACCAGTCCGACTTCAACCTCACGGCGGTCCCTGCTGCGCAAGGCGGGCTTAAACGCATTGACCACATGGCCATGGCGTTACCGGCGGACAGCCTCGACAGTTGGGTACTGTTCTATAAAGGCCTGCTGGACTTTGAAGCCGATGACGAAGTGGTACTCCCTGACCCCTATGGTCTGGTCAAAAGCCGGGCATTGCGTAGCCGATGCAGCTCCATTCGCTTGCCGCTGAATATTTCCGAGAATAGAAACACCGCGATCTCACATGCTTTGTCGAGTTATCGCGGCTCCGGCGTACATCACATCGCATTCGAGTGTGACGACCTGTTTGCCGAGGTCAGCCGTGCCAAATCTGCGGGCGTACCGCTGCTGGATATCCCGCTCAACTACTACGACGATCTGGCGGCGCGCTTTGATTTTGATGATGAGTTTTTGAGCGAGCTGGCCTATTTCAACGTGTTGTACGACCGTGATGCCCAGGGTGGTGAACTGTTTCACGTGTACACCGAGCCTTTTGCCGGGCGTTTCTTCTTTGAGTTGCTGCAGCGCAAAAACGGGTATGCCGGCTATGGCGCGGCCAACGTCCCCGTCAGGTTGGCGGCGATGGCCAAGTCCCGCAGTGGTGCCGCGCGTCAGGCCAAGTTATAG
- a CDS encoding MFS transporter yields MTSQPLLLRHHRPFVAFWFARIFTASAFQMLTVAIGWNIYQLTGNVMDLGWVGLIEFAPRVMFMLHTGHVADRYDRRRVAALCQSLQAMIALTLAISSATDHISRELIFVLAFLLGGARSFEMPTTQALLPSIVPIALFPRAVAAAQAAQQSATIVAPALGGLLYAFGSVWVYGPTVVLYLIAALLMSNLPARQTALNKGKATLDSLLAGIRFIRSRPDILGAISLDLFAVLLGGATALLPVFAKDILLTGPWGLGMLRSAPAVGALLMSLWLARFPVERKVGRIMFTAVGVFGVATIAFGLSTSFWFSMAVLVVLGAADMISMVIRASFVQLETPDEMRGRVSAVNGLFIGASNQLGEFESGATAHWLGTVPAVLLGGVGTLVVTGLWIKLFPGLANRDRMVEEKQPDQL; encoded by the coding sequence ATGACCAGCCAGCCTCTCCTGTTACGTCATCACCGGCCATTTGTGGCCTTCTGGTTCGCCCGCATCTTCACTGCCAGCGCTTTTCAAATGCTGACCGTGGCCATTGGCTGGAATATCTACCAACTGACCGGCAACGTGATGGATCTGGGCTGGGTCGGGCTGATCGAGTTCGCCCCGCGGGTGATGTTCATGCTGCACACCGGGCATGTGGCCGACCGCTATGATCGTCGCCGGGTCGCGGCCTTGTGCCAGTCGCTGCAGGCCATGATTGCCCTGACCCTGGCCATCAGCAGTGCAACCGACCATATAAGCCGTGAGTTGATCTTTGTCCTGGCGTTTCTGCTGGGGGGCGCCCGCTCATTTGAAATGCCCACCACCCAGGCATTACTGCCTTCTATAGTGCCCATCGCGCTGTTCCCGCGGGCCGTGGCGGCCGCACAAGCAGCCCAGCAATCAGCCACCATCGTTGCACCGGCACTGGGCGGGCTGCTTTATGCGTTTGGCAGCGTCTGGGTCTATGGCCCCACGGTGGTGCTGTACCTGATTGCCGCACTATTAATGAGCAATCTGCCTGCGCGCCAGACTGCACTGAACAAGGGCAAGGCGACCCTGGACTCACTGTTGGCCGGCATTCGGTTTATCCGCAGCCGGCCGGACATCCTCGGCGCCATCTCCCTGGACCTGTTCGCGGTGTTGCTCGGCGGCGCCACGGCGTTGCTGCCGGTGTTTGCCAAGGACATCCTGCTCACCGGGCCTTGGGGGCTGGGCATGTTGCGCTCAGCGCCTGCAGTCGGTGCCCTGCTGATGTCACTGTGGCTGGCCAGGTTCCCGGTTGAACGCAAGGTGGGGCGCATCATGTTTACTGCTGTGGGCGTATTTGGCGTCGCGACCATCGCGTTCGGGCTGTCGACCTCGTTCTGGTTTTCGATGGCGGTGCTGGTGGTGCTGGGTGCGGCAGACATGATCAGCATGGTGATCCGCGCCTCGTTCGTGCAGCTGGAAACGCCCGATGAAATGCGCGGGCGGGTCAGTGCAGTCAATGGCCTGTTTATTGGTGCTTCCAACCAGTTGGGCGAATTCGAGTCCGGTGCTACCGCCCATTGGCTGGGCACCGTGCCTGCCGTGTTGCTGGGCGGGGTCGGCACCCTGGTGGTCACGGGGCTGTGGATAAAACTGTTCCCCGGGCTGGCCAATCGCGACCGGATGGTGGAAGAGAAACAACCGGATCAACTGTAA